TTACAAATAATATAAAAGCAAAAATTATATTTTAATTTAAGTCCTCAATGTACAGGTCATATCCCAATTCTTTTAAATCTTTATTTATTTCAAATATTAAGTTGCGCATTTTTTTTGTGTCTAAAAATAATGGTAGGCCCAAACTTCTTTTTTTTCTATCATTATAATTTAGTTTACTTAAATAAAAAATTGCCTTGTCGCCATCCCAATGTATGTTCTTACTACCGATGTTAGTTTTAAAATCAGACCACCGTCCTTCTATTTTGTTATATTGAGCTTTGAAAATTACTAAGTCAATTTCATCAATGTTTGATAGTAACATGAGACCTTTCCCTGGTATTTTAAACTCACCATTTTTCCCTGTGAGCATCTCTATACTGTCATATATCTTGAAGGTTGAACCTGCAAAATTTGGTTGAGTTTTGTGCCAGACCCCAAGCACTACTACGCCTTCCAGCGGTTGCTTCGTTTCCGCATCAACCACTTTGCCCTCATAAGGGCCGTCTATACGGCAGATTGCGGTGCAACCGGCGCATGCCAGTATGCTGAATATGAGCAGTAGCTTGATTATATGGAGCATGGTTTATTTCCCTTTCAGCAGATATTTTGCCGCCGGAATGCACTGAACCCTGCGGCCGGCGGTATCGATTACATCTTCATAGTCGTTGGTCACAAGTATTGATTCTGCCGCCTCATGCCCTTCCAGCGGTTTATGGAAACAGGCCAGTTCCCGCTCCGGTATGCTGGTCACGGAGACATCTTCATACCAGACCTGAATCCGCTTGGTGATCTTCATCCCCTCCTTGACCACAAAGTCCGTATCGCTGCCGTTTGAGTGATAGTAGATTTCCTCATGATGCCGCTTCAGGTGGCAGAAAATCGCGTTTTCCACCAGCCAGCCCATATCCTCGGAAAACTCGAAGGCGACCCGGTTGCGCAGTCCCGTGTCGATGGCATACGGTTTGAACCCGGCCCGCATGGTGCTCTTGAGGGAATAGGAGAACATCTGCAACTGAAACAGCAGATAGCTTTCCATGATGGCCGATACGTAATTCTCAGTCTTGTCCTGGGAGATGTTGAAGTTGTTCTTCAACTTGGTGATGCTGGTCGGTTTGGCGACGTTGGTCAGCAGGTATACCGCCAGATTGCGAAGGTTGGACACATCCCTGATCTCGTAGCGGGTAACAATATCCCGGTACAGCAAATCCTCGAAATAGTTCTTGAGCAGGAGTTCTTTGTCATCGGTTGATTCCCTCAGGGCCACTTCCGGAAACCCGCCGTATTTCAGGTAATCACTGAACGATTTTCTGACAACTGCTTTCCGGGCTGTATAGTCAAGCTCAGTTCCGACTTCCAGATTACTGAACCGCAGAAATTCCTGAAACGAAAGCGGGTAGACCTCAAACGACACATGTCTGCCGGTCAGCTTGGTGCCAATCTCGCGGGACAGCATCTGTGACGATGATCCGGTGACGAATATCTTGATATCCTCGGTTTCGCTGCGACCCCGTACCCAACTCTCCCAGCCTGGTACATTCTGCACTTCATCCATGAAGAGCCAGCACTTTCCTTCCGGTTGCACCCGTTCCCGATAGGTGCGATATATCTGTTCCAGCAGTTCCACCGAGTATTCCGAGGAGAACAGCGGCTCTTCCAGGTTGATCCGCAGGATCGAGGTCGGCTGCACCTTACGGGCAAGCAGTTCCCGAATCACCTGAGCCATGAGGGTTGACTTGCCGCACCGGCGAACACCTTTGAGGACAATAATTTCCCTGGAATCAAGCTGCTTGAGGCAGTCAGGGAGAATATCCCGCTCGATGCCGGCATCAATGTTGCCAGTGGTCCAATAGCGATTGTAGGAGGATAGGATTTCGTAGAGCTTGGTCGTTTGCATAATGTGTCACCGGTATGTCTGATATTTGCCTTATAATTATAACCGGTATATCGGTGAGTCAAGGGTTATTCGAGATTAAAAAAGCGCCTCCTCCAGTTCCTTCCGGAGCATCTCCTCCATCCCCCGGTATTTGGGCGAAAAATGGAACGGCACCACCCTTGCTGCCCCTGCTTCCCGTGCAAGCTCTCCCGCCTGCCGGGCGGTCAGGTGGCTCCGCTGCCTTGCCCGCTCTTCTTCGGCGTGGAGGAAGGTCGTTTCTATGAAGAGGTAATCGGCCTCCCGGGCCAGTTCCTTGATCCGCGCCCCGTTTTCCGGGGTGAGCCCGGCGTCGGTTACGTAGACGACCCGCTGGCCCGGCGCGATGCCCGCCAGGCGTTCCCGCAGCTCCCCCAAGGGATAGGTCCGTTCCCGCACGGTGCCCCCTTCCCGCCACCAGACCCTGAAGGGAAGGTCGTCCCGCGCTCCCCGCAGTATTGCCTTTTTCAACTCCCTGAGCCATTCGCCCGTGGGCAGCCCCATCTCCGCCAGGCGGTTTTTGCGGATGTTCACATGCTGTTTTTCCTCCAGAGCGAAGGCGAGGCAGGGGGTGCCGTGGTCCAGGAAGGCGACCCGCACCCGGAAACTCTCTTCGTCGAGGATGACGCCGCCGGCGATCCGGCCCCAGCGCTCGTTCTCCGGCGCGAACTGGCGGCGGCAGCGGAACTCCACCGTCCTGGCCCCGCCGCCCGGCGTCAGTTCCGTCGCCTCCACCGTGAAGTCGGTGGGATAGCTTTCCACCAGGTTCCAGGTGTAGCCGGCCAGCCGGTGGGCCACTTGGTCCGTGAAGCCGGGAGGGCCGTAGAGGCGGAGCCGCTTCTCCCGCCCCAGGCAGATGCGCAGCACCCGGTCGAAGCCGATGAAGTGGTCCACGTGGGTGTGGGAAACGAAGATGTCCGAGATGCGGAGGATCTTGCGCGGGGGGAGGGGGGTGGTATCCCCCAGGTCGAAGAGGATTGCCCTTCGCTCGTAGAGGAAGTCCACGTAGACGCCGGGGTCGTCGAAGGGGCCGTTTACGGTGGTTGGGTGGAAGAGGGGTGGCATGGTGCGCCTCCGGGGAACGTGAGGGGGGAGGTTTCGGGTGCCGAATAGGAAAAAGGCTAATGTAACACTGGTTTTCCTTGCATTTCGATGTGCAGGGTATGCTAGTATGCGGCCGTTCATTAAACTTGCGGCAAAGGAACCGGGCCATGGCTGAAAAACGCGATATCACAAGACACCGGAAGCGCCTGACGCTCCGGTTCGGTACGGTTACCCCCACGCGCCTCGCCTACACCGAGGATGTGTCGGCCAACGGCCTCTTCATAAAGACCACAAACCTTTGCCCGCCGGGAACGCGCATCCAGATTGAACTGACCCTTCCCGGCGAGGATTCGGTCTTTCTGGAGGGGATGGTCCGCTGGACCAAGAAGGTTCCCCCCCAGATGATTCATCTCATGAAAAAGAGCGGCATGGGGATCATGATCACCAAGTTCATTGCCGGTGAGCAGGCCTATCGAAGCTTTATCGACGAGCTTCACGCCAGATAAGAAGCCGTTTCCCCCTCGTCGGCCCTATTCTCCCTTTCCCAGGAATTCCATAATCACACCGAAGGTTTCTCCGGGCCGCTCCTCATGGGGGTTGTGGCCGCACCCGCCGATCACTTTGAGCCGGGCATCCGGCATTTCGTCCGCAAGCCGTTTTCCCTGACTGATTTTCACGATTCTATCCTCTTTCCCCCAGACAATCAGGGTCGGGACGTTTATTTCCCGGTAGCGTGAAGTTATTGCCCCGTAGCTGTCCGGGGCGATGGCCAGGGCGCTCCGGATCAGAACCCGCGCCATGCCCCGCCGACCGAAGCATTGCTCGTACCGCGCGATCCGCTGCGGGGTGATGGCGGTCTTGTCGTGGAAGACCCTCTCGAGGGTGTAGCGGACAATGCGCCGCACCGGTATGAGGGCCATGCCGATGCGGGGGAGCAGCGGGATGGTGAGCCATTTCATCAGCCGCGGCAGCTTCTGGGGGTAGGCGGAGCAGTCTATGAGGATGAGCCGCGAAACCATGGCGGCATTCCCCCGGTCCCTGGCCTGGAGGGTGACGAGAAGGGCGATGGCCCCCCCGAGGGAATGCCCTGCCAGTACGACCTGCGTAAGCCCCTGGTCCTTAATGAAAGCGGTTGCCACTGCCGCTTGTTCTTCCACGGAGTAGGAGCCGCCGCGGGGTTTGGAGGAAAAGCCGAACCCCTTCAGATCGAGGAGGTAGAGGGTGAAGCGCTCTGCCGGGAAGAGGGGGGCGATGTCGTCCCAGGTGGTGAGGGCCGCTGCGAAGCCGTGGATGAAGACGATCGGCACCGGGCCGTGGCCGGCCACCCGGTAGCTTATGTCGACGCCCGGTTCGCAGGTGAAGGTGCGGCGCTCGGAAGCAGTGCCGGTCATGGCGGCGTCAGCAGGAGACAATCTTGAGGGCGATCCTGCGCTGGCGCGGTCCGTCGAACTCGCAGAGGTAAATGGCTTGCCACGTGCCGAGCATGAGCTTTCCCTCGTTGAAGAAGACCGTCTGGGAAGTGCCGGTGAGGGTCGATTTGATGTGGGCGTCGGAATTCCCTTCCTTGTGGGCGAAATAGGGGTCGCGGGGAACCATGCGGTCGAGAAAGGTCAGCATGTCCCGCTGGACGGCGGGGTCGGCGCCTTCGTTGATGGTGATGCCCGCAGTGGTGTGTAGCACGAAGAGGTGACAGACGCCGCTCGTGATGCCGGAGCCCTGGAGCTGCTCCCGCACCAGGTGAGTGATGTCGATGAACTCCGATTGGGCTTTGCTCCGCACTTCCAGGTATCTGAACATACATTCCCCCCCGTTCTTATTTAAATTTACCGGAGTCTTAATTTTTTCAAAAAAATGCCGAGATATTTATTAATGGGGTGATCCCGGCGGAGGAAGCTGATGATCGGCGGCTTGCGCATGCCGATTTTGCGCAGTTCCGCTTCAATCTGGAGATTGTGCTCGTAGAGGAGTCCCTGGCGGAATATGTGGATGGCTTCGCTCCGGTGTCCCGAAAGCAGATGCACTCTTCCCAGGTTCAGGTAGTGGACGGAGCTGTGGGGGTCTTTCCGGATTGACGCCTGGCAGAGTTGGACGGCACGCTCGAACTCGCGGCGCTCCTTTGCGAGGCAGAATGCCAGATAGGACCAGGTGGTGGGGGAGTCGCGGAGTTTCACCGCCTCTTCGAAGAATTCGAGGGCAAGGGCCGTCTTGCCGCTGTTGGCGGCACGGATTCCCCTGGCGATGAGCTGCTCAACGTTTGTGCCGGTCATCGCTTCCTCCTGTTCAAGAGTCTGGTAGTATTATAAAAGCTGAATGGTCGCTGTAAACCTCTTTTCTCGGTCTTTTCTCGCTCTATGTGGTGAGAGCACTGCGCGGCCCGGGTTTGTGGCGTTCCGTTGTTCAAATTTGCGCTGCTAATAATAAAAATGGTGAGGAGGAGGGGCATGAACATCCATGAGTACCAGGCAAAGGAAATACTGAGCTCCTACGGCATCCCGGTTCCCCGGGGGCGGGTGGCGCTCACGTCGGACCAGGTGGAGCGGGCCGCCAAGGAGATGGGGGGGCGCTGCGTCATCAAGGCCCAGATCTACGCCGGCGGTCGGGGCAAGGCCGGCGGGGTGAAGCTGGTCCATCACCCGGAGCAGGCCCAGGATTACGGCAAGGAGCTCTTCGGCAAACGCCTCGTGACACCGCAGACCGGTCCCGAGGGGCTGAAGATCCGCCGCATCCTCGTGGAGGAGGCGGTGGAGATCGCCAGCGAGTTTTATCTCTCCATCACTCTGGACCGGTCAACGTCCCGCTACTGCCTCATCGCCTCCGCCGAGGGGGGGGTGGACATCGAGGAGGTGGCCCAGAAGTCTCCCGAGAAGATCCACGTCCTCACCATCGATCCCTACACGGGCTTGCGCCCCTACCAGGCCCGCAAGATCGCCCTGGCTCTCGGTCTTTCGGGGAGCCTCTGCGAGGATTGCGTGGAGCTGATGCTGAATCTGTACAAAGTCCTTCTCGACAAGGACTGCTCCCTGGTGGAGATCAACCCCCTGGTGGTGACCCGGGCCGGCTGGCTCATGGCCATGGATGCCAAGATTAACTTCGATGACAACGCCATCTTCCGGCACCGGGAATACCCCGACATGATGGACTACTCGCAACTGGATACGCTGGAAATCAACGCCGGCAAGTATGACCTCTCCTACATCAAGCTCACCGGCAACATCGGCTGCATGGTGAACGGCGCCGGGCTTGCCATGGCGACCCTGGACGTACTCAAGGAGTGCGGCGGCGAGCCGGCCAATTTTCTCGACGTGGGGGGGGGCGCCACCCGCGAGAAGGTGGCCGAGGCCTTCAGGATCATCCTGGAGGATGGGGACGTGAAGGGGGTTTTCGTCAACATTTTCGGCGGCATCATGCGTTGCGACGTCATCGCCCAGGGGATCATCGAGGCGGCAAGCGAGGTGCACTGTACGCTCCCCATCGTGGTCCGGATGGACGGGAGCAAGGTGGAGGAGGGGAAGCAGCTCCTGGTGGAGTCGGGGCTCAACGTCCAGACCGCTGACTCCCTCGGCGAGGGTGCTGGCCGTATCGTCCAGATGCTGGGGTAATGGCGTCGTAGGGGCGATCCTCGTGATCGCCCGTGTTTAGGGCAAACACAAGGTTTGCCCCTACAATCACAATCGGAGATCATAAATGTCCATACTCATCAACAGGGATTCAAAGATAGTCGTCCAGGGTATCACGGGGCGCAGCGGCCTCTTCCACACCCAGCAGTGCCGGGACTATGGCTCCAAAATAGTTGCCGGCGTCACCCCCGGCAAGGGGGGGATTCATATCGAGGGGATTCCGGTCTTCAATACCGTGGAGGAGGCGGTGAAGTACACGGGCGCCAATGTCTCCATGATCTTCGTGCCGCCTCCGGGGGCTGCCGATGCCATCCTGGAGGCGGCCGACGCGGGGATCGACCTGGCGGTCTGCATTACCGAGGGGATTCCGGTGCGCGACATGGTGCCGGTGAAGCGGGTGATCCAGCAGAC
The nucleotide sequence above comes from Geobacter benzoatilyticus. Encoded proteins:
- a CDS encoding ATP-binding protein, whose protein sequence is MQTTKLYEILSSYNRYWTTGNIDAGIERDILPDCLKQLDSREIIVLKGVRRCGKSTLMAQVIRELLARKVQPTSILRINLEEPLFSSEYSVELLEQIYRTYRERVQPEGKCWLFMDEVQNVPGWESWVRGRSETEDIKIFVTGSSSQMLSREIGTKLTGRHVSFEVYPLSFQEFLRFSNLEVGTELDYTARKAVVRKSFSDYLKYGGFPEVALRESTDDKELLLKNYFEDLLYRDIVTRYEIRDVSNLRNLAVYLLTNVAKPTSITKLKNNFNISQDKTENYVSAIMESYLLFQLQMFSYSLKSTMRAGFKPYAIDTGLRNRVAFEFSEDMGWLVENAIFCHLKRHHEEIYYHSNGSDTDFVVKEGMKITKRIQVWYEDVSVTSIPERELACFHKPLEGHEAAESILVTNDYEDVIDTAGRRVQCIPAAKYLLKGK
- a CDS encoding ribonuclease Z, producing MPPLFHPTTVNGPFDDPGVYVDFLYERRAILFDLGDTTPLPPRKILRISDIFVSHTHVDHFIGFDRVLRICLGREKRLRLYGPPGFTDQVAHRLAGYTWNLVESYPTDFTVEATELTPGGGARTVEFRCRRQFAPENERWGRIAGGVILDEESFRVRVAFLDHGTPCLAFALEEKQHVNIRKNRLAEMGLPTGEWLRELKKAILRGARDDLPFRVWWREGGTVRERTYPLGELRERLAGIAPGQRVVYVTDAGLTPENGARIKELAREADYLFIETTFLHAEEERARQRSHLTARQAGELAREAGAARVVPFHFSPKYRGMEEMLRKELEEALF
- a CDS encoding PilZ domain-containing protein, with amino-acid sequence MAEKRDITRHRKRLTLRFGTVTPTRLAYTEDVSANGLFIKTTNLCPPGTRIQIELTLPGEDSVFLEGMVRWTKKVPPQMIHLMKKSGMGIMITKFIAGEQAYRSFIDELHAR
- a CDS encoding alpha/beta hydrolase — its product is MSPADAAMTGTASERRTFTCEPGVDISYRVAGHGPVPIVFIHGFAAALTTWDDIAPLFPAERFTLYLLDLKGFGFSSKPRGGSYSVEEQAAVATAFIKDQGLTQVVLAGHSLGGAIALLVTLQARDRGNAAMVSRLILIDCSAYPQKLPRLMKWLTIPLLPRIGMALIPVRRIVRYTLERVFHDKTAITPQRIARYEQCFGRRGMARVLIRSALAIAPDSYGAITSRYREINVPTLIVWGKEDRIVKISQGKRLADEMPDARLKVIGGCGHNPHEERPGETFGVIMEFLGKGE
- a CDS encoding secondary thiamine-phosphate synthase enzyme YjbQ — its product is MFRYLEVRSKAQSEFIDITHLVREQLQGSGITSGVCHLFVLHTTAGITINEGADPAVQRDMLTFLDRMVPRDPYFAHKEGNSDAHIKSTLTGTSQTVFFNEGKLMLGTWQAIYLCEFDGPRQRRIALKIVSC
- a CDS encoding tetratricopeptide repeat protein, with protein sequence MTGTNVEQLIARGIRAANSGKTALALEFFEEAVKLRDSPTTWSYLAFCLAKERREFERAVQLCQASIRKDPHSSVHYLNLGRVHLLSGHRSEAIHIFRQGLLYEHNLQIEAELRKIGMRKPPIISFLRRDHPINKYLGIFLKKLRLR
- the sucC gene encoding ADP-forming succinate--CoA ligase subunit beta, whose protein sequence is MNIHEYQAKEILSSYGIPVPRGRVALTSDQVERAAKEMGGRCVIKAQIYAGGRGKAGGVKLVHHPEQAQDYGKELFGKRLVTPQTGPEGLKIRRILVEEAVEIASEFYLSITLDRSTSRYCLIASAEGGVDIEEVAQKSPEKIHVLTIDPYTGLRPYQARKIALALGLSGSLCEDCVELMLNLYKVLLDKDCSLVEINPLVVTRAGWLMAMDAKINFDDNAIFRHREYPDMMDYSQLDTLEINAGKYDLSYIKLTGNIGCMVNGAGLAMATLDVLKECGGEPANFLDVGGGATREKVAEAFRIILEDGDVKGVFVNIFGGIMRCDVIAQGIIEAASEVHCTLPIVVRMDGSKVEEGKQLLVESGLNVQTADSLGEGAGRIVQMLG